One genomic segment of Ostrinia nubilalis chromosome 20, ilOstNubi1.1, whole genome shotgun sequence includes these proteins:
- the LOC135081488 gene encoding uncharacterized protein LOC135081488 codes for MSEAKISQLVKRRGTIKSKITSFSNYINVVKDDSVLPNSPLFNEIKLRLEKIDALYEDFDTLQTEIEELTEDPDLRYQEREAIENQYYVAIGTARALLEPSPAAAALALNGSELWST; via the coding sequence ATGTCTGAAGCAAAAATATCACAATTAGTTAAAAGGCGcggaacaataaaaagtaaaatcacTAGCTTTtcaaattacataaatgtaGTAAAAGATGATTCAGTGTTGCCAAATTCCCCGCTTTTTAACGAAATTAAATTACGTCTTGAAAAGATTGATGCCTTATATGAGGACTTTGATACTCTTCAGACGGAGATTGAAGAGCTTACGGAGGATCCCGACCTGAGATATCAGGAGCGGGAGGCCATCGAGAACCAGTACTACGTCGCGATCGGCACGGCGAGGGCACTGCTCGAGCCGTCCCCTGCGGCCGCTGCGCTCGCGCTCAACGGTTCTGAG